The Candidatus Cloacimonadota bacterium genome includes the window CGCCGATAAAAGAGATCACTCCCGTTTGATGCATTTGTATGCTACAGATGAGGGTATCAGTCACAGAACATTTACTGATTTGCCCGATTTACTGCGTCCAGGCGATCTTTTGGTACTGAACAACAGCAAGGTGTTTCCGGCCAGGATATTCGGGCATAAAGACAATGGAACAAAGATCGAAGTACTATTGCTAAATCCTTCTTCCGAGACGGATAAATGGAAGTGCCTTCTATACCCAGCCAAACGAATAAAACAAGAGCAATACATTACCTTCTCAGGCAATATGAGAGGTTGGGTATATCCTGAAAACATCGATGGAGTACACGACATAAAGCTTGAATACAGCGGGGAGTTTTGGCAAGAGATAGAACGCATAGGACACATTCCCTTGCCTCCATACATTGATCGTCCCGATGAGCAAAGCGATAGAACGCGATATCAGACCGTATATGCGCAGCTACAAGGATCTGTGGCTGCTCCAACAGCAGGATTGCATTTTAGCCATGAATTAATTGAGAAGTGCAAAAGCAAGGGAATACAGTTCGCTGAGCTTACTCTTCATGTTGGGATTGGCACCTTTCGGCCAGTTAAAACCGACATCATAACCGAGCACAAGATGCACAGCGAATGTG containing:
- the queA gene encoding tRNA preQ1(34) S-adenosylmethionine ribosyltransferase-isomerase QueA, whose translation is MTTDLHYKQAYHYDLPMELIAQYPADKRDHSRLMHLYATDEGISHRTFTDLPDLLRPGDLLVLNNSKVFPARIFGHKDNGTKIEVLLLNPSSETDKWKCLLYPAKRIKQEQYITFSGNMRGWVYPENIDGVHDIKLEYSGEFWQEIERIGHIPLPPYIDRPDEQSDRTRYQTVYAQLQGSVAAPTAGLHFSHELIEKCKSKGIQFAELTLHVGIGTFRPVKTDIITEHKMHSECVQISADTAETINEAKAEGRRIIAVGTTSVRALESFWEAGKLQSGNRWTDIFIFPGYEFKVPDALITNFHLPESTLLMMVSAFAGYSFIRKAYQVAIAERYRFFSYGDAMYIER